A window from Leclercia sp. AS011 encodes these proteins:
- the secE gene encoding preprotein translocase subunit SecE yields MSANTEAQGSGRGLEAMKWVVVAVLLIVAIVGNYLYRDMMLPLRALAVVILIAAAGGVALLTTKGKATVAFAREARTEVRKVIWPTRQETLHTTLIVAAVTAVMSLILWGLDGILVRLVSFITGLRF; encoded by the coding sequence ATGAGTGCGAATACCGAAGCTCAAGGGAGCGGGCGCGGCCTGGAAGCGATGAAATGGGTAGTGGTAGCCGTATTGTTAATTGTAGCAATCGTTGGCAACTACCTTTATCGCGACATGATGCTGCCGCTACGCGCGCTGGCAGTGGTAATTCTGATTGCTGCAGCGGGTGGTGTCGCGCTGTTGACGACCAAAGGTAAAGCGACCGTTGCTTTTGCCCGCGAAGCGAGAACCGAAGTCCGTAAGGTCATTTGGCCGACTCGCCAGGAAACATTGCACACCACGCTGATTGTAGCTGCGGTTACCGCTGTAATGTCACTGATCCTGTGGGGACTGGATGGTATTCTGGTTCGCCTGGTATCCTTTATCACTGGCCTGAGGTTCTGA
- the nusG gene encoding transcription termination/antitermination protein NusG: MSEAPKKRWYVVQAFSGFEGRVATSLREHIKLHNMEELFGEVMVPTEEVVEIRGGQRRKSERKFFPGYVLVQMVMNDASWHLVRSVPRVMGFIGGTSDRPAPISDKEVDAIMNRLQQVGDKPRPKTLFEPGEMVRVNDGPFADFNGVVEEVDYEKSRLKVSVSIFGRATPVELDFAQVEKA; encoded by the coding sequence ATGTCTGAAGCCCCTAAAAAGCGCTGGTACGTCGTTCAGGCGTTTTCCGGTTTTGAAGGCCGCGTAGCAACGTCGCTGCGTGAGCATATCAAATTACATAATATGGAAGAGTTGTTTGGCGAAGTTATGGTTCCGACCGAAGAAGTGGTCGAGATCCGTGGCGGCCAGCGCCGCAAAAGCGAACGCAAATTCTTCCCGGGTTACGTGCTTGTTCAGATGGTGATGAACGATGCAAGCTGGCACTTAGTGCGCAGCGTACCGCGCGTAATGGGCTTTATCGGCGGCACGTCTGACCGTCCGGCGCCAATCAGCGACAAAGAAGTTGATGCGATTATGAACCGCCTGCAGCAGGTTGGTGATAAGCCGCGTCCTAAAACGCTGTTTGAACCGGGTGAAATGGTTCGTGTTAATGACGGTCCGTTTGCTGACTTTAACGGCGTGGTTGAAGAAGTGGACTACGAGAAGTCCCGCCTGAAAGTTTCCGTTTCTATCTTTGGTCGTGCGACCCCGGTAGAACTGGACTTTGCCCAGGTAGAAAAAGCCTAA
- the rplK gene encoding 50S ribosomal protein L11 translates to MAKKVQAYVKLQVAAGMANPSPPVGPALGQQGVNIMEFCKAFNAKTESLEKGLPIPVVITVYADRSFTFVTKTPPAAVLLKKAAGIKSGSGKPNKDKVGKISRAQLQEIAQTKAADMTGSDVEAMTRSIEGTARSMGLVVED, encoded by the coding sequence ATGGCTAAGAAAGTACAAGCCTATGTCAAGCTGCAGGTTGCAGCTGGTATGGCAAACCCAAGTCCACCAGTTGGTCCAGCTCTGGGTCAGCAGGGTGTTAACATCATGGAATTCTGTAAAGCGTTCAACGCCAAAACCGAATCCCTGGAAAAAGGTCTGCCAATCCCAGTCGTAATCACTGTTTACGCTGACCGTTCTTTCACTTTCGTTACCAAGACCCCGCCGGCAGCAGTTCTGCTGAAAAAAGCGGCTGGTATCAAGTCTGGTTCCGGCAAGCCGAACAAAGACAAAGTAGGTAAAATTTCCCGCGCTCAGCTGCAGGAAATCGCGCAGACCAAAGCTGCCGACATGACTGGTTCCGACGTTGAAGCGATGACTCGCTCCATCGAAGGTACTGCACGTTCCATGGGCCTGGTAGTGGAGGACTAA
- the rplA gene encoding 50S ribosomal protein L1 codes for MAKLTKRMSVIRGKVDATKQYDINEAIALLKELATAKFVESVDVAVNLGIDARKSDQNVRGATVLPHGTGRSVRVAVFAQGANAEAAKAAGAELVGMEDLADQIKKGEMNFDVVIASPDAMRVVGQLGQVLGPRGLMPNPKVGTVTPNVAEAVKNAKAGQVRYRNDKNGIIHTTIGKVDFDADKLKENLESLLVALKKAKPTQAKGVYIKKVSISTTMGAGVAVDQAGLSAAAN; via the coding sequence ATGGCTAAACTGACCAAGCGCATGTCCGTAATCCGTGGCAAAGTTGATGCGACCAAACAATACGACATCAACGAAGCTATCGCTCTGCTGAAAGAACTGGCTACTGCTAAGTTCGTAGAAAGCGTTGACGTTGCTGTTAACCTCGGTATCGACGCTCGTAAATCCGATCAGAACGTTCGTGGCGCAACTGTACTGCCACACGGTACTGGCCGTTCCGTACGCGTAGCTGTATTTGCTCAGGGTGCAAACGCTGAAGCTGCTAAAGCTGCCGGCGCTGAACTGGTAGGTATGGAAGATCTGGCTGATCAGATCAAGAAAGGCGAAATGAACTTTGACGTTGTTATTGCTTCCCCGGATGCAATGCGCGTTGTTGGCCAGCTCGGCCAGGTTCTGGGTCCACGCGGCCTGATGCCAAACCCGAAAGTTGGTACTGTAACCCCTAACGTTGCTGAAGCGGTTAAGAACGCTAAAGCAGGTCAGGTTCGTTATCGTAACGACAAAAACGGCATCATCCACACCACCATCGGTAAAGTGGACTTTGACGCTGACAAACTGAAAGAAAACCTGGAATCTCTGCTGGTTGCGCTGAAAAAAGCAAAACCAACTCAGGCGAAAGGCGTGTACATCAAGAAAGTTAGCATCTCCACCACCATGGGTGCAGGTGTTGCAGTTGACCAGGCTGGCCTGAGCGCTGCTGCAAACTAA
- the rplJ gene encoding 50S ribosomal protein L10, translated as MALNLQDKQAIVAEVSEVAKGALSAVVADSRGVTVDKMTELRKAGREAGVYMRVVRNTLLRRVVEGTQFECLKDTFVGPTLIAYSMEHPGAAARLFKEFAKANAKFEVKAAAFEGELIPASQIDRLATLPTYEEAIARLMATMKEASAGKLVRTLAAVRDAKEAA; from the coding sequence ATGGCTTTAAATCTTCAAGACAAACAAGCGATTGTTGCTGAAGTCAGCGAAGTAGCCAAAGGCGCGCTGTCTGCAGTAGTTGCGGATTCCCGTGGCGTTACTGTAGATAAAATGACTGAACTGCGTAAAGCAGGTCGTGAAGCTGGCGTTTACATGCGTGTTGTTCGTAACACCCTGCTGCGCCGCGTAGTTGAAGGTACTCAGTTCGAGTGCCTGAAAGACACGTTTGTTGGTCCAACCTTGATTGCATACTCTATGGAACACCCGGGCGCTGCTGCTCGTCTGTTCAAAGAGTTCGCGAAAGCGAATGCAAAATTCGAGGTTAAAGCTGCAGCCTTTGAAGGTGAGTTGATCCCGGCATCGCAAATCGATCGCCTGGCAACCCTGCCGACCTACGAAGAAGCAATTGCACGCCTGATGGCAACCATGAAAGAAGCTTCGGCTGGCAAACTGGTTCGCACTCTGGCTGCTGTTCGCGATGCGAAAGAAGCTGCTTAA
- the rplL gene encoding 50S ribosomal protein L7/L12, which produces MSITKDQIIEAVAAMSVMDVVELITAMEEKFGVSAAAAVAVAAGPAEAAEEKTEFDVILKAAGANKVAVIKAVRAATGLGLKEAKDLVESAPAALKEGVSKDDAEALKKSLEEAGAEVEVK; this is translated from the coding sequence ATGTCTATCACTAAAGATCAAATCATTGAAGCAGTTGCAGCTATGTCCGTAATGGACGTTGTAGAACTGATCACTGCAATGGAAGAAAAATTCGGTGTTTCCGCTGCTGCTGCTGTAGCTGTAGCTGCTGGCCCGGCTGAAGCTGCTGAAGAAAAAACTGAATTCGACGTAATTCTGAAAGCTGCTGGCGCTAACAAAGTTGCCGTAATCAAAGCAGTACGTGCTGCAACTGGCCTGGGTCTGAAAGAAGCTAAAGACCTGGTAGAATCTGCTCCAGCTGCGCTGAAAGAAGGCGTGAGCAAAGACGACGCAGAAGCACTGAAAAAATCTCTGGAAGAAGCTGGCGCTGAAGTTGAAGTTAAATAA
- the rpoB gene encoding DNA-directed RNA polymerase subunit beta: MVYSYTEKKRIRKDFGKRPQVLDIPYLLSIQLDSFQKFIEQDPEGQYGLEAAFRSVFPIKSYSGNSELQYVSYRLGEPVFDVQECQIRGVTYSAPLRVKLRLVIYEREAPEGTVKDIKEQEVYMGEIPLMTDNGTFVINGTERVIVSQLHRSPGVFFDSDKGKTHSSGKVLYNARIIPYRGSWLDFEFDPKDNLFVRIDRRRKLPATIILRALNYTTEQILDLFFEKVVFEIRDNKLQMELVPERLRGDTASFDIEADGKVYVEKGRRITARHIRQLEKDDIKHIEVPVEYIAGKVAAKDYVDASTGELICPANMELSLDLLAKLSQSGHKRIETLFTNDLDHGPYMSETVRVDPTTDRLSALVEIYRMMRPGEPPTREAAESLFENLFFSEDRYDLSAVGRMKFNRSLLRDAIEGSGILSKEDIIEVMKKLIDIRNGKGEVDDIDHLGNRRIRSVGEMAENQFRVGLVRVERAVKERLSLGDLDTLMPQDMINAKPISAAVKEFFGSSQLSQFMDQNNPLSEITHKRRISALGPGGLTRERAGFEVRDVHPTHYGRVCPIETPEGPNIGLINSLSVYAQTNEYGFLETPYRKVTDGVVTDEIHYLSAIEEGNYVIAQANSNLDDEGHFVEDLVTCRSKGESSLFSRDQVDYMDVSTQQVVSVGASLIPFLEHDDANRALMGANMQRQAVPTLRADKPLVGTGMERAVAVDSGVTAVAKRGGTVQYVDASRIVIKVNEDEMHAGEAGIDIYNLTKYTRSNQNTCINQMPCVSLGEPIERGDVLADGPSTDLGELALGQNMRVAFMPWNGYNFEDSILVSERVVQEDRFTTIHIQELACVSRDTKLGPEEITADIPNVGEAALSKLDESGIVYIGAEVTGGDILVGKVTPKGETQLTPEEKLLRAIFGEKASDVKDSSLRVPNGVSGTVIDVQVFTRDGVEKDKRALEIEEMQLKQAKKDLSEELQILEAGLFGRIYAVLVAGGVEAEKLDKLPRDRWLELGLADEEKQNQLEQLAEQYDELKHEFEKKLEAKRRKITQGDDLAPGVLKIVKVYLAVKRQIQPGDKMAGRHGNKGVISKINPIEDMPHDANGTPVDIVLNPLGVPSRMNIGQILETHLGMAAKGIGDKINAMLKQQQEVAKLREFIQRAYDLGTDVRQKVDLNTFSDEEVLRLAENLKKGMPIATPVFDGAKESEIKELLQLGGLPSSGQITLFDGRTGEQFERQVTVGYMYMLKLNHLVDDKMHARSTGSYSLVTQQPLGGKAQFGGQRFGEMEVWALEAYGAAYTLQEMLTVKSDDVNGRTKMYKNIVDGNHQMEPGMPESFNVLLKEIRSLGINIELEDE, from the coding sequence ATGGTTTACTCCTATACCGAGAAAAAACGTATTCGTAAGGATTTTGGTAAACGTCCACAAGTTCTGGACATTCCATATCTCCTTTCTATCCAGCTTGACTCGTTCCAGAAGTTTATCGAGCAAGATCCTGAAGGGCAGTACGGTCTGGAAGCAGCCTTCCGTTCCGTGTTCCCTATTAAGAGCTACAGCGGTAATTCCGAGCTGCAATACGTCAGCTACCGCCTTGGCGAACCGGTATTTGACGTTCAGGAATGTCAAATCCGTGGCGTGACCTACTCGGCACCGCTGCGCGTTAAACTGCGTCTGGTGATCTACGAGCGCGAAGCGCCGGAAGGCACCGTTAAAGACATTAAAGAACAAGAAGTCTACATGGGCGAAATTCCGCTCATGACTGACAACGGTACTTTCGTAATCAACGGTACTGAGCGTGTTATCGTTTCCCAGCTGCACCGTAGCCCGGGCGTCTTCTTCGACAGCGATAAAGGTAAAACACACTCATCCGGTAAAGTACTGTATAACGCGCGTATCATTCCTTACCGTGGTTCCTGGCTGGACTTCGAGTTCGATCCTAAAGACAACCTGTTTGTCCGTATCGACCGTCGTCGTAAACTGCCTGCAACCATCATTCTGCGTGCGCTGAACTACACCACTGAGCAGATTCTCGATCTGTTCTTTGAGAAAGTTGTCTTTGAAATTCGCGACAACAAGCTGCAAATGGAGCTGGTGCCTGAGCGTCTGCGTGGTGATACCGCGTCGTTCGACATCGAAGCCGACGGCAAAGTGTATGTGGAAAAAGGCCGCCGTATTACTGCGCGCCACATCCGTCAGCTGGAAAAAGATGATATCAAACACATCGAAGTCCCGGTTGAATACATTGCTGGAAAAGTAGCTGCAAAAGATTACGTGGATGCATCCACTGGCGAGCTGATCTGCCCGGCTAACATGGAGCTGAGCCTGGATCTGCTGGCTAAGCTGAGCCAGTCTGGCCACAAGCGTATCGAAACGCTGTTCACCAACGATCTGGACCACGGTCCGTACATGTCCGAAACCGTACGTGTCGACCCAACCACCGATCGTCTGAGCGCGCTGGTAGAAATCTACCGCATGATGCGTCCTGGTGAGCCGCCAACTCGTGAAGCGGCTGAAAGCCTGTTCGAGAACCTGTTCTTCTCCGAAGACCGCTACGATCTGTCCGCGGTTGGTCGTATGAAGTTCAACCGTTCTCTGCTGCGTGACGCGATCGAAGGTTCCGGTATCCTGAGCAAAGAAGACATCATCGAAGTGATGAAGAAGCTCATCGATATCCGTAACGGTAAAGGCGAAGTGGACGATATCGACCACCTCGGCAACCGTCGTATCCGTTCCGTAGGCGAAATGGCGGAAAACCAGTTCCGCGTTGGCCTGGTACGTGTAGAGCGTGCGGTGAAAGAGCGTCTGTCTCTGGGCGATCTGGATACCCTGATGCCTCAGGATATGATCAACGCCAAGCCGATCTCCGCAGCAGTGAAAGAGTTCTTTGGTTCCAGCCAGCTGTCACAGTTTATGGACCAGAACAACCCGCTGTCTGAGATTACGCACAAGCGTCGTATCTCTGCACTCGGCCCGGGCGGTCTGACCCGTGAGCGCGCAGGCTTTGAAGTTCGAGACGTACACCCGACCCACTACGGTCGCGTATGTCCAATCGAAACGCCTGAAGGTCCAAACATCGGTCTGATCAACTCCCTGTCCGTGTACGCACAGACAAACGAATACGGTTTCCTTGAGACCCCGTATCGTAAAGTGACTGACGGTGTTGTAACCGACGAAATTCACTACCTGTCTGCTATCGAAGAAGGTAACTACGTCATCGCTCAGGCGAACTCCAACCTGGATGACGAAGGCCACTTTGTAGAAGATCTGGTTACCTGCCGTAGCAAAGGCGAATCCAGCTTGTTCAGCCGCGACCAGGTTGACTACATGGACGTTTCCACCCAGCAGGTGGTTTCCGTCGGTGCGTCCCTGATCCCGTTCCTGGAACACGATGACGCCAACCGTGCATTGATGGGTGCGAACATGCAACGTCAGGCCGTTCCAACTCTGCGTGCTGATAAGCCGCTGGTTGGTACCGGTATGGAACGTGCTGTTGCCGTTGACTCCGGTGTTACTGCAGTTGCTAAACGTGGCGGTACTGTTCAGTACGTCGATGCTTCCCGTATCGTTATCAAAGTTAACGAAGACGAGATGCATGCAGGCGAAGCCGGTATCGACATTTACAACCTGACCAAGTACACCCGTTCTAACCAGAACACCTGTATCAACCAGATGCCATGTGTGTCTCTGGGTGAGCCAATTGAGCGCGGCGACGTGCTGGCTGACGGTCCGTCCACCGACCTCGGTGAACTGGCGCTCGGTCAGAACATGCGCGTAGCGTTCATGCCGTGGAATGGTTACAACTTCGAAGACTCCATCCTCGTCTCCGAGCGTGTGGTTCAGGAAGATCGTTTCACCACTATCCACATCCAGGAACTGGCGTGTGTGTCCCGTGACACCAAGCTGGGGCCAGAAGAGATCACCGCTGACATCCCTAACGTGGGTGAAGCTGCGCTCTCCAAGCTGGATGAATCCGGTATCGTTTACATCGGTGCAGAAGTGACCGGCGGCGACATTCTGGTTGGTAAGGTTACGCCGAAAGGTGAAACCCAGCTGACGCCAGAAGAAAAACTGCTGCGCGCGATCTTCGGTGAGAAAGCGTCTGACGTTAAAGACTCTTCTCTGCGTGTGCCGAACGGTGTTTCCGGTACGGTTATCGACGTTCAGGTCTTTACTCGCGATGGCGTAGAAAAAGACAAACGTGCGCTGGAAATCGAAGAGATGCAGCTGAAGCAGGCGAAGAAAGACCTGTCTGAAGAACTGCAGATCCTCGAAGCTGGCCTGTTTGGTCGTATCTACGCGGTGCTGGTTGCCGGTGGTGTTGAAGCTGAGAAGCTCGACAAACTGCCACGTGACCGCTGGCTGGAACTGGGCCTGGCCGACGAAGAGAAACAAAATCAGCTGGAACAGCTGGCTGAGCAGTATGACGAACTGAAACACGAGTTCGAGAAAAAACTCGAAGCGAAACGCCGTAAGATCACTCAGGGCGACGATCTGGCACCAGGCGTGCTGAAGATTGTTAAGGTTTATCTGGCCGTTAAACGTCAGATCCAGCCTGGTGATAAGATGGCAGGTCGTCACGGTAACAAGGGTGTTATCTCTAAGATCAACCCGATCGAAGATATGCCGCATGATGCTAACGGTACGCCGGTAGATATCGTACTGAACCCGCTGGGCGTACCGTCTCGTATGAACATTGGTCAGATCCTCGAAACTCACCTGGGTATGGCTGCAAAAGGTATCGGCGATAAGATCAACGCCATGCTGAAACAGCAGCAGGAAGTCGCGAAACTGCGCGAATTCATCCAGCGTGCGTACGATCTGGGTACCGATGTTCGTCAGAAAGTCGACCTGAACACCTTCAGCGATGAAGAAGTGCTGCGTCTGGCTGAGAACCTGAAAAAAGGTATGCCAATCGCAACGCCAGTCTTCGATGGTGCGAAAGAGTCTGAAATCAAGGAACTGTTACAGCTGGGTGGCCTGCCAAGTTCTGGCCAGATCACACTGTTCGACGGTCGTACCGGTGAGCAGTTCGAGCGCCAGGTAACCGTGGGTTACATGTACATGCTGAAACTGAACCACCTGGTTGATGACAAGATGCACGCGCGTTCTACCGGTTCTTACAGCCTGGTTACTCAGCAGCCGCTGGGTGGTAAGGCGCAGTTCGGTGGTCAGCGCTTCGGGGAGATGGAAGTGTGGGCGCTTGAAGCATACGGCGCGGCATACACCCTGCAGGAGATGCTCACCGTTAAGTCTGATGACGTGAATGGTCGTACCAAGATGTATAAAAACATCGTGGACGGCAACCATCAGATGGAACCGGGCATGCCAGAGTCCTTCAACGTGCTGTTGAAAGAGATTCGTTCGCTGGGTATCAACATCGAACTGGAAGACGAGTAA